One genomic segment of Centroberyx gerrardi isolate f3 chromosome 4, fCenGer3.hap1.cur.20231027, whole genome shotgun sequence includes these proteins:
- the mbtps1 gene encoding membrane-bound transcription factor site-1 protease — protein MPLFPLWTASVLLGLLVGFLPAVGMEPAGGAKPASDHAPIPEPLPSSSSSSSSGSNCSQLTLKLEFSSKVVEHEYIVAFTGYFSAKARSLYISSALRNAGGGALEWHIVPRENPASDFPSDFELVHIRQASPSSLLTLEDHPYIKRVTPQRKVFRTLKYVPSPEPAAPCNATRWTQKWQSWQSSRPLRRTSLSLGSGFWHATGRHSSRRLLRAIPRHVAQILQADVLWQMGHTGSGVKVAVFDTGLSEKHPHFKNVKERTNWTNEKTLDDGLGHGTFVAGVIASMRECQGFAPDSELHIFRVFTNNQVSYTSWFLDAFNYAILKKIDVLNLSIGGPDFMDHPFVDKVWELTANRVIMVSAIGNDGPLYGTLNNPADQMDVIGVGGIDFEDNIARFSSRGMTTWELPGGYGRVKPDIVTYGSGVRGSGMKEGCRSLSGTSVASPVVAGAVTLLASTVLNRELVNPASMKQALIASARRLPGVNMFEQGHGKLDLIRAYQILNSYRPQASLSPSYIDLTECPYMWPYCSQPIYYGGMPTIVNVTILNGMGVTGRIVDKPIWQPYLPQNGDHIDVAVSYSPVLWPWAGYLAVSISVAKKAASWEGIAQGHVMVTVASPAENDSEVGGELTSTVKLPIKVKIVPTPPRSKRVLWDQYHNLRYPPGYFPRDNLRMKNDPLDWNGDHIHTNFRDMYQHLRSMGYFVEVLGAPITCFDASQYGTLLMVDSEEEYFPEEITKLRRDIDNGLSLIIFSDWYNTSVMRKVKFYDENTRQWWMPDTGGANVPALNDLISVWGMAFSDGLYEGDFTMADHDMYYASGCSIARFPEDGIVIAKNLKDQGLEVLKQETAVVEGVPILGLYQTPSDGGGRIALYGDSNCIDDSHRQKDCFWLLDALLQYTSYSMTPPSLSHSHSRVAPPTGTERPLPQRLEGNHLYRYSKVLEAHLGDPKPRPLPACPHLSWAKPQPLNETAPSNLWKHQKLLSVDLDKVALPNVRPYRPQVRPLSPGESGAWDIPGGIMPGRYNQEVGQTIPVFAFLGAMVVLSFFVVQLTKAKSKPKRRKPRVKRPTYLQQQQQQQQQQTTGKNPTV, from the exons ATGCCTCTGTTTCCTTTGTGGACGGCGTCCGtgctgctggggctgctggTCGGCTTCCTGCCGGCGGTGGGGATGGAGCCAGCGGGAGGAGCCAAACCGGCATCAGACCACGCCCCCATCCCAgagcccctcccctcctcctcctcttcctcctcgtctggGTCCAACTGCTCCCAGCTCACCCTCAAGCTGGAGTTCTCCTCCAAGGTGGTGGAACATG agtACATCGTAGCGTTTACGGGGTATTTCTCGGCCAAAGCCCGCAGCCTGTACATCAGCAGCGCCCTGCGGAACGCCGGCGGCGGAGCCTTGGAGTGGCACATCGTTCCCAGGGAAAACCCGGCCTCCGACTTCCCCAGCGACTTCGAGCTGGTCCACATCCGCCAGGCGTCGCCCAGCAGCCTGCTGACCTTAGAGGACCACCCTTACATCAAGAGGGTGACGCCGCAGCGCAAAGTGTTCCGCACCCTCAAATACGTCCCGT CACCCGAACCTGCTGCGCCCTGCAACGCCACCCGCTGGACGCAAAAATGGCAATCGTGGCAGTCGTCCCGCCCTCTTCGTCGAACCAGCCTGTCTCTGGGCTCTGGCTTCTGGCACGCCACCGGTCGCCACTCCAGCAGGCGTCTGCTCCGGGCCATCCCCCGCCACGTGGCCCAGATCCTGCAGGCGGATGTACTCTGGCAAATGGGACACACTG ggtCTGGCGTGAAGGTAGCAGTGTTTGATACAGGCCTCAGCGAGAAGCATCCTCACTTTAAGAACGTGAAGGAAAGGACCAACTGGACCAATGAGAAGACACTGGATGATG GCCTGGGTCACGGTACCTTTGTAGCAGGAGTGATAGCCAGTATGAGGGAGTGCCAGGGCTTTGCCCCCGACTCTGAGCTGCACATCTTCAGAGTGTTCACCAACAACCAG GTGTCGTACACCTCCTGGTTCCTGGATGCTTTCAACTACGCCATCCTGAAGAAGATCGATGTTCTCAACCTCAGCATCGGCGGGCCTGACTTCATGGACCACCCCTTCGTTGACAAG gtgtggGAGCTCACTGCCAACAGAGTGATCATGGTCTCCGCTATCGGCAACGATGGGCCTCTGTACGG cacccTGAACAACCCAGCAGACCAGATGGATGTGATCGGGGTAGGAGGGATCGACTTTGAGGACAATATCGCTAGGTTTTCTTCTAGAGGCATGACCACCTGG GAGCTGCCGGGGGGCTACGGCAGGGTGAAGCCTGACATTGTGACCTACGGTTCGGGGGTCCGGGGGTCggggatgaaggagggatgCCGCTCCCTGTCTGGCACCAGTGTGGCTTCTCCTGTGGTGGCCGGCGCCGTCACACTCCTGGCCAG CACCGTTCTGAACCGGGAGTTGGTGAACCCCGCGTCTATGAAGCAGGCTCTGATCGCCTCGGCTCGCAGGCTGCCCGGGGTCAACATGTTTGAACAGGGCCACGGTAAACTGGACCTGATCAGAGCCTACCAGATCCTCAACAGCTACAGACCCCAAGCCAG TCTTTCTCCCAGCTACATCGACCTGACTGAGTGTCCGTACATGTGGCCTTACTGCTCCCAGCCCATCTACTACGGAGGAATGCCCACCATCGTCAACGTGACCATCCTCAACGGCATGGGCGTCACCGGCAGGATTGTCGACAAG CCCATCTGGCAGCCCTACCTGCCCCAGAACGGCGACCACATCGATGTGGCCGTCTCCTATTCACCGGTGCTGTGGCCGTGGGCCGGCTACCTGGCCGTCTCCATCTCCGTGGCCAAGAAAGCGGCATCGTGGGAAGGCATCGCTCAGGGTCATGTGATGGTCACGGTGGCGTCGCCTGCGGAGAACGAC TCTGAGGTGGGCGGGGAGCTGACCTCCACAGTCAAGCTGCCCATCAAGGTGAAGATAGTGCCGACTCCTCCGCGCAGCAAGAGGGTGCTGTGGGACCAGTACCACAACCTGCGCTACCCGCCGGGCTACTTCCCACGGGACAACCTCCGCATGAAGAACGACCCGCTGGACTG GAATGGGGACCACATTCACACTAACTTCAGGGACATGTACCAGCACCTGAGGAGTATGGGATACTTTGTTGAGGTGCTGGGAGCTCCCATAACCTGCTTCGACGCCAGTCAGTACG GCACATTGCTGATGGTGGACAGCGAGGAGGAGTATTTCCCCGAGGAGATCACTAAGCTGAGGCGGGACATCGACAACGGCCTGTCGCTCATCATCTTCAGCGACTGGTACAACACCTCCGTCATGAGGAAGGTCAAGTTCTACGACGAGAACACCAG GCAGTGGTGGATGCCGGACACAGGGGGCGCTAACGTGCCGGCTCTGAACGACCTGATCTCAGTGTGGGGAATGGCCTTCAGCGACGGGTTGTACGAGGGAGACTTCACCATGGCCGATCATgaca tgtacTACGCCTCAGGCTGCAGCATCGCTCGTTTCCCAGAGGATGGAATAGTGATTGCCAAGAACCTGAAAGACCAAG gcCTGGAGGTGTTAAAGCAGGAGACGGCAGTGGTGGAAGGGGTTCCTATCCTGGGACTGTACCAGACGCCCTCAGACGGGGGCGGTCGTATCGCTCTGTATGGAGATTCTAACTGTATAGATGACAGCCACAGGCAGAAAG attGTTTCTGGCTGCTTGATGCTCTCCTTCAGTATACTTCCTACAGTATGACCCCTCCCAGCCTCAGCCACTCCCACAGCAGAGTGGCGCCTCCTACAGGCACCGAGCGCCCACTGCCACAGAGACTAGAAG gcAACCATCTTTACCGCTACTCCAAGGTTCTGGAGGCTCACCTGGGAGACcccaagccccgccccctgccgGCCTGCCCTCACCTGTCCTGGGCAAAGCCTCAGCCGCTCAATGAGACGGCACCCAG TAACCTGTGGAAGCACCAGAAGCTGCTGTCGGTGGATCTGGACAAGGTGGCTCTGCCCAACGTGAGGCCGTATCGTCCCCAGGTCAGACCTCTGTCTCCTGGGGAGAGCGGGGCCTGGGACATCCCTGGAG ggATAATGCCCGGTCGCTACAACCAGGAGGTGGGCCAGACCATCCCCGTGTTCGCCTTCCTGGGAGCGATGGTGGTCCTGTCCTTCTTCGTGGTGCAGCTCACCAAGGCCAAGAGCAAACCCAAGCGCAGGAAACCCCGCGTCAAACGGCCCACctacctccagcagcagcagcagcagcagcagcagcagacaacCGGGAAGAACCCCACCGTTTGA